One window from the genome of Choloepus didactylus isolate mChoDid1 chromosome 2, mChoDid1.pri, whole genome shotgun sequence encodes:
- the LOC119524605 gene encoding biogenesis of lysosome-related organelles complex 1 subunit 5-like produces METQMGCEAAPRSGGGKKRDSPGTAGSLAHLIIKDLGEIQSRLLDHRPVIQGETRYFVKEFEEKCSLQEMRVLENLKNMIHKTNEQTLPKCGETVQDNINQVLQRLQAANHSVCRLQQREQEQRKSPKIHSEHLIASEKQHAIQWEDFTKEQHNKQAEVDKEHKKAMERLKGQ; encoded by the exons ATGGAGACCCAAATGGGTTGTGAGGCTGCCCCACGCAGCGGCGGCGGCAAGAAGAGGGACTCTCCAGGGACTGCAGGTTCACTGGCGCACCTCATTATCAAGGATCTTGGAGAAATTCAGTCAAGACTTTTAGATCACAGACCAGTTATTCAAGGTGAAACCCGTTATTTTGTgaaagaatttgaagaaaaatgtagTCTCCAAGAAATGAGAGTTCTTGAAAATTTGAAGAATATGATCcacaaaacaaatgaacagacTCTTCCCAAATGTGGAGAGACAGTTCAGGACAACATAAACCAAGTTCTCCAGAGATTGCAAGCAGCTAATCACTCAGTCTGTAGACTCCAACAGAGGGAGCAGGAACAAAGAAAGTCCCCCAAG atTCATAGTGAGcatttaatagctagtgaaaaacAGCATGCAATCCAGTGGGAAGATTTCACGAAAGAGCAACACAACAAACAGGCTGAAGTGGACAAAGAGCACAAAAAAGCCATGGAGAGACTTAAAGGTCAATAA